The nucleotide sequence GACCTTGTTATTTTCCTTTGCTCAAGCTGTTGCTTGTGCTGAAGCTAAGGTTACCTTGATTTCTCCCTTCGTTGGTAGAATCTTGGACTGGTACAAGGCCTCTACTGGACAAACTTACACCCAAGAAACCGACCCAGGTGTGGTTTctgtgaagaagatcttcaacTACTACAAGAAGTATGGCTACAACACTATTGTCATGGGTGCTTCCTTCAGAAACACTGGTgaaatcaaggaattggcTGGTTGTGACTACTTGACTGTTGCTccaaagttgttggaagaattggtcaactctGATGAGGCTattccaaagaaattgGACGCTGCTTCTGCtaaatcttcttctgatgaGAAGGTTTCTTTCATCGATAGCGAATCTGCTTTCAGATTCGCTTTGAATGAAGATCCTATGGCCACTGAAAAGTTGGCCCACGGTATCAGAAGTTTTGCTGCTGATGCTAAGACTTTGTTGGCccaattggaagaaagaTTCTAAATGTGTATGTACGTGAACAAGCCAATATATTAGTAAAACATGTTTTCCATTTGTAATATTCTGCGCGAACGAATCTCTCATTATTCAATCATGAGAGATCCTATAAAGACGAAGATTTCAGAGCCGTACCCTATCATCGAAGAATCTGAGATCATCAACGGATTCGGTAGAGGATCATCAGAACTAGGAATCCCAACAGCCAATATCCCCATCAGTTCgaatttgaacaagttggatcCAGGTATCTACTTTGGATTCTCCAAGCTCATACCAGTTTCTAAAGATCTTGAGACCAAAAAGAGATCTGATGGCCATCTTGTAGAGTTCAATCATGGGGCTAACTTAAGCGGTGAAGAAACGTGTGTCTTTCCTATGGTGATGTCAATTGGGTATAATCCATTCTACAACAACACTGAAAAGACAGCAGAAGTGCATATTATCCACAAATTTCAAGACAATTTCTACGGTGCCAAGATAAAGCACGCAGTTTTGGGATACATCCGGCCTGAATTGAATTATACCACTAAAGAAGCCTTAATAGAAgacatcaacttggacatcGAAATGGCCCTTAGAGCGTTGGAACTGAGCGAGTACAACCAGTACAAGCACAAAATACTTTAAGGTGGGATATAGGCAATTACTCGACTATTACGGTAGCCATTTATTATAGAGACTTATATAGGTTATACACACATAATATTTTCTTTAAACTTTTTGTGGCCTCCATATCTTTAAGTCTTGTGCATCATTAAATTAACTTTTACTGCGCACCCTTGGATAAATTAATGGTACCATTAGAACTGGCAGACACCTGTGTGCTAAACACCTATACGTGTGAGTCAGTTCTGCAATGTTCAGAATACTTCCGAGTTGCTCAGCAGTATTACTGTAGCTCTCCAAGTACGACGCTGTTCATTCTCTACAGTTTAGGGTTTATCCTTATCATTGCTACTTTAATCTTGGTGCTAAGCCTAGTCATCAGTAACTATATGTTTGAGAACCTTCACAAGATTACCGACAGTGTACACATCAACCCTAAGTTCCTATATTTCATAATCATTCCCCTTATCAACTCCCTAGGcgatatcaccaactacCATAATGGACTAAAGATAAGCTCTGAGTTGGTGCTAGGACAACTCATTGGATCCAATCTAATTATATGTGGGCTTATAATAGGCCTTATATGTGTTATTAAGCCAGTTTCGGTAAGAAATGATAAGTCGGTTCTAGTCGACTTGGCATGGTTGTTGACGGTGTTTGTGATATTCAATTGGATATTGCAAGACGGTAAGATCACTCGTTTTGAAAATTGTGTCATGGCTGGGGTTTATATTGCCCATTTGGTATACTTGTTTGGTACAAATAAACAAGCTGACGAAGAACTTATACCTCtcaatattgatgaagagttagaagatttggaaagaCAAGATGAAATAAACAGTACGGCTATACCGTTTTGGCTTGAGTTGTCACATTTTATTGTGCATTGGATCAATCAGGCCATTAATATTGTGATTCCACTTGGACAGCCCACCTCACTATTGTACTATTTCACCATCACCGGAGTGTTAATGTATTTGAAGTTTCCGTATGCGGCTACAGTAGCAGTGCTGGCATTAGTGCTTTTGCTCATACTCGGGTTGAAATTAAAATATGACTTGCCCTTTCTAATGAACGCTATAGGAATTGTGAACTCAGCACTAATAGTTTCCAATATATCAGTAGTGTTATTGAGGATAGTCAAGAACTATGGACTTATTTTGAAAATCAGTGATTATTTGCTTGGATTTTTGGTGTTCTCGATTATGAACTCAATCAATGACATTGTTACAAATGTGAGTTTATCCATAAAATATAACCTGCTCATTGGACTAAATGCGTGTTTGGGAACTCCATTACTTCTTATCCTCATTGGTATAGGATACAATGCCCTCCTCATTGGTGGAACTTTAACATTTACCCTCCACCAAAACCTTATGATTACAGCCAGGGGTCTAATAGCACTCATTGGATGTCTAATGGTGCTCGTACCCCTAAGTAGCTGGAAGTTTACCAGAGCCATCGGGTTTGTTGCATTGggattttggttttgtaTTAGTATTTTGAATTGTGTATTAGAAGATTGAGATAATATATACATCCGACTGACACTAGAGAAATGCAgtcaattcttcatcaaagtcattaGCAGTAGTATCGGTGATAGTCTTAAACTGGTTCCGATATTGGGGGTTgtacttcaaccaaaatcGAAGTACTTGTCGGTACTCTTTTGTTTCATTTTTACACGATTTAAAAAGCTTCAATTTGGTATCATTATCAAGCTGGTGGTAAACAAGAAGCTCCCAGGGCTGGGAGCTCTCAAAAAGTCTGGTAATAACAGCAGTATTACCGAAAAGCCATTCCAAGCTAGTGAGTTTGTTGATACTAACCTGTGTGCTCAAAAGATTCTTTgacaccaagaagttggagttgaagagattcAAGTCAATAAGTCTATCAATCAATtcctttttgttgaactttcGGAGGGAGATGGCCCGTTTGAGAACCTCGTTTAAAGAGTCGagtttgttcaaattggtcaagtaGTTCATGtacttcaaccaaagatCATTATAGTTACAGGTAGCGAGAACCGACCGTTCGTACGCCTGTATCACATATTCGTGCGGGTAGTTCAACTCAAGGTAGGCCATATATTTCTCCCAAGTTTTGAGTTCGTTGATGGCGATGGGCTTTAAGTCAAAATATGGATGCAATTTTTTCTCAAAATCATAGAGCTTGAACGCCTTATACTGGGTTATCACATAAATGTCCGTGATGTTTTTCCTGAGCCCCTTATCAGATGTGTGTGTAAGTTCTCCAGAATCGATCAAGTCAAACATGGAGGTGAAAAAAGGTGAGTAATTGTACATGGGTACCTCCAACACGTAGCGAAGCAAACGTTCATACTTAAGTTGGAAATTCAAAGTTGGATCTATGTTCTTGTAGGTTGACAAAAACTCTAAGTACAACTTGTAGAAGTCAGCAGAAAAATAGTGGAAACCAACATAGCTTCGGGCCAGTTCGAAGAGTTTAAGGTATTGCAAGCAGTTCGACACACACACAGGATCAGCGACAAGACAGAACTCCAAGTATGCCAACCACACACGGGGAGAGTAGCTCACATAACGAAGGGCCCGGTTGTATATTGCCTTAGATTCCACAAAGTTAGCAAGTTCATATTCAAGATGAGCATACTTCAACCAGTAGTTTTCGAGTAGCGGATAAATCGTCAAAAGGGCATCGAAAACGGCTCGGACTGTGGGGAGATATTGATCAGTCGACGCCTTGGATAGCTTCTGTACACTTTGCTGAAGTAGGCGGTCCCACTTGGCCACACTATATGGATCCTTCAAAAGGTCGATTGAAATCTGTTCCATATCGCTAGTATTCAAAaagaaacaccaaaatcaatcGCTTTCGCGAGGTCCCAACAAACCcaaaattcttcatcagaaaCTCTAAACACACGAGCGGAGAACGTATATGGGGAACAAAGAGGATCCCACTAACAGATACGGCAAACAAACACAGGAACAACAACCAGCTCAGCCTCAAGATACACGGTAGGGTTCCAAAATCCCCATGTATGGGTTCTATTGCGGCAAAAAGTGCTCGCACCCGTTTTGCAAGATGATAATACTGGAGCAAAACCCGGGGGAATTAGTATTTTACGGTTGAATCTGGAACACGCGGTTAACAAAGAGGTTACTGGCGCAACCGTGCATGGCCAGGAACCAGTGCAACAAAATTATCGGCTGTATATAAGTCTTTGCTTAATAATCGTTGCTACCCCGGAACCAGTTCCTAGGATCCAGGGTGGGGATATTCCAACTGGGGTATAACCTTATCTGCACCCCTCCAAAATATAGACGAATCTAGCTCACCCTCAGATCAGTGGTGGATGGTTGCATACACTATTAACGTGGGGCAACTTGAACCTCAACCCACCGTCCATAACGGCTGATTGTTTGTTTCGAAGAATTCCACCTAGTTTGCAATTTTGAAAACGCCCATGAAGAACTTATTCTTGGAAGGGCGTCATCACAAACTGGTGTCTTCGTTGGTATTCCCTATGGTAGCCGTGATTGGGTACTAGTTGGATGTAAGTTACTTAGTATTAGGCGCAAAATTACTGGTGTGGGTTAAATTATTGTACCAGATGCTGGATATTGCCGTTTCCAACAGGACTTGTAACAGCCATTCATTGATGTACAGTGGAGCAAAACCCGGTAGACCAGGGCCAACTACGGACCGTTTCGGGTCCGAGGCACGACTTCCGACCCTCGGATAAATCATCGCGATGTGCCAAATGACTTTTATGTCGGTCGATCTTTGAGCGGCCAGGTTATTTTTAACATAAAATAAGTCCTGTAACTTACAGGATCACTATGAGTATAATATTGTAAATAATTTTACAGACATATAGGAAGCTATCCTCGTCGACAGCAGAGTAAATACAATAAAAGAAAGTTGTCTTCAAACCAGAATGCATATATGCCTTCATATACCCTGAGGTACAAATGGGCCCCGCATATGCACTCTTTTCTTCCCGCATTTGTAATGGCACAGAATATAACGCGCAAAAACCTGAAATGGTTAAAAAAGTTGCTTCCTCATAATACCGTCGTCAGTGTGTATATATCTGCAATGGTTCAAACTTAATTCTAAAATTAAGTTCCGTCCAGATATAATATAGTCATGGAAACCGCGTCTTTCGGCTCACCAGCTGTGTTTTTCTGTCTACCACACtatcttgttgaactcttGAAGTATGATGCTAGTACGGCTGTAACCAAAATTTAAGCGGCAGTGGTGGCATCAAACATGTCAGCAGCAACAGAAGTGGTAGATCCTCACAAAAGAGACGCTTGGCCTGTATGTACCGCAGACGACACATTCCGTTTTGAGCGTTTAACAAACAATAGTATGTGTTGTGTGCATATAATTTTTCCGGGTCGCAGTATGACGTCTTCAAGTGATGAATAAAAGGtattttttcttttgggGTTGCTGCCTGCTTAGATATCCGATATATAAATGAACACCTTTACCCCATTATATACTTGGAATTAATTGCAAATTTTCCTATTTATCATACTCATTAATTTTAATCATGGTTTGGAGTATTGCTTCTAAAACCAATACTTTTGGCTTGAGAGGAAGAGCATTAAGAGTTGCCATCACCGCAACAGCTGTTACTGGGTTTTCCTTGTTCGGTTATGATCAAGGTTTAATGTCTGGTATTATCACTGCTCCTCAATTTAACTCAGAATTCCCTGCTACTTTGAACGATAGTGTCAACCAAGGAGCTGTCACTTCTTGTTATGAAATTGGTTGTTTCTTTGGGGCTATATATGCCTTGGTCAGAGGTGATAGACACGGTAGAAGGCCATTGGTTCTTTGTGGTTCTGTaattatcatcattggtACAGTTATTTCTGTCGCAGCATTCAAGGACTCTTGGGGTTTGGGCCAATTTGTTATCGGTAGAGTCATCACTGGTATTGGTAACGGGTTGAACACTGCCACTATTCCAGTTTGGCAATCTGAAATGTCCAGAGCTGAAAACAGAGGTAGATTGGTAAACTTGGAGGGTTCTGTTATTGCCGTGGGTACCTTCATTGCCTATTGGTTAGATTTTGGATTGAGTTATGTTAACACCTCGGTATCATGGAGATTTCCAGTTGCCATGCAGATTCTTTTTGCCTTAATGTTGTTATTTGGAATGCTGCAATTACCAGAATCTCCAAGATGGTTAATTGCTCACGACAGAAAGCCTGATGctttgttggtgttgggtGCTTTGAACGATGTTGAACCAGAATCTGACCAAGTTTTGGCTGAAATTACTGTTATTGCCGATGCTGTCAACAGGTTCGACAAGCAGCAAGTTggtttcaaagacttgttcACCGGTGGTAAGACCCAACATTTCCAAAGAATGATGCTTGGTTCTATTGGTCAGtttttccaacaattcaCCGGTTGTAATGCTGCTATTTACTACTCCACTGTGTTATTCGAACAAACCATTGATTTGGACAGAAGGTTAGCTTTGGTTTTAGGTGGTGTTTTTGCTACCGTTTACGCCATTGCTACGATTCCTTCGTTCTTTTTGATTGATACTTtaggaagaagaaacttgtaCTTGATTGGTGCCATTGGCCAAGGCTGTTCTTTCCTCATTGCTTTTGGATGTTTGGTTCATGAAACTAAACAAACTGCTAAGGGTGCAGCCGTTGGTTTGTTTTTGTTTATCGTTTTCTTTGCCTTTACCATCTTGCCTTTACCATGGATATATCCACCAGAAATCAACCCATTGAGAACCAGAACTCTTGCTTCTGCTATCTCTACTTGTACCAACTGGATCTGTAACTTTGCTGTTGTTATGTTTACTCCTATTTTCATTGCCAAATCTAACTGGGGTTGTTACTTGTTTTTCGCTGCTATGAACTTTGCCTTTGTTCCTATCATTTTCTTTTTCTACCCTGAAACTGCTGGTAGacaattggaagaaattgataTTATCTTTGCAAAGGCCTATGTTGATAAGAGACAACCATGGAGAGTTGCTGCTACTTTGCCCAAGTTATCTTTAactgaaattgaagaatatgGTAACCAATTGGGCTTGTACGACggtgactttgaaaaggaACAAAACGAATTGAGAGAAGACTCTTCAATCGTCAAATCCAATGATGAATCCTCCCACAACCAGGAAGAGAATACCGAAGGTGTCTTCGCTAATGATACCAGCAACAAAGCTTAATATGGCTCGATGTCACCACTCCCTATAATATATACATATATGTATAGACCAATGTATTATTAATTAGTCTTAAATCGTTGTACAAGTCCAGGGATACATATAAATTTGAACTAAAGCTGATTGTTTGACTATATACACGTTACCATAGATGAACTTCGAAAGAATTCATAAATAAATGTTTTTCATAAACCAATGCTGTTGTCGTAGAAGAAGTTGGGGGTTCCCCCACCAAACACGCGATCAAGTGCTTCATTAAATTCGGGATCTCCCAATGGAATCTTACCGGAGAAATAGGTGGAAGGGCTAGGTGAATTTCCGTAATTAGGGCTCACTTTGGAATCCCAAACCAGGTTTATTAATGGGTTCTTGGGATCATGAACTGAAAGGTAACCTGTTGGTCCTGGAATCAATCCTGGGCAACCCATTGGTGAAACTTCACCGAAACTATTCATGCTGTTTCCAGTACTATCTGTGGATGGAGCTGTAGTAGCAGTGAAGTTCGACTTAGAGTCTCCAATAAGGTCACTGGCAGTTGATGAACGGTCTGATTGTGTAGCGGGATTAACTATTTCAGCTCTCAAGATTGGATCGGCCCGCTTCTTTTGGTATAGCTCAGGGAAAAGGGCCATAAAGTGATTCAGGATTTGAATCAAATAAGGGTTATTGTCAAAGAAAACACGTTTGGACTGGCTTTCTACAATTCGTATTCCCATTTGCAACATAATAAAGGTAACCAAACACATAACAGAATCAATTTGATTAAACATTTCACCATTTTTAGGTGGATTtctgaaaagttgttttACCAGGCAATTTATCATGCCGTCAATCAAAAGTTCCATATCCGATACAGTGTCTTCACTTTTAGGTTTATTTAAACacagttgcaaaatatcCAAGACAGCAGCAGACAGATAGAATATCAACCAACTGAGGTTTGAAGCCGAAATTGTATTGCGAACAGTTCTCAATGTTATATGCACTATGGTTCTGGCACTATCCGAAGCAAGGTCTCTGAGATATATGGCTTCAGAGTTTTTGATTTCGATTTCATGAGGATCACATTTCAACCTAGTGATTAATCTATTCATTGTCATTAATTGCGTAAAGAACGCTAGGTGGAATGACAATAGCATCACTAATTGACCGTCTTCAATTGTCTTATTTTGGAAAAGCGCCAGATTACCAAATTCCGAATCATTATAGAACCGTGGTCTGAGTTCCGGACTCATGCTTGATCCAAGTTCCCACATTTTCTTATTCATGGATGTCAAGATATAAATGATGTCGGTAAATGAATGATCACAAGAACTAGCACTGAACAATTTGGAATACGCTTCAAATCTTAACCTGTTTAAAAGGCTCATAAAGTGACCGAAGTATACATCGAGCCCTTTCTCTTCTAAaagaaacttcaacaatttagGATCCAAGTGGTTGTCAGTATTAATATTAAAAGGTAAATTTTTAACGGTAGAGCCCGAAATAAAATCTTTCCTGGTCAACGTCGAGACATCAGCTGGGTTAATCAAAGGAGGCTTTCCATGTCTGTAACAGATTTCTATATCCAAATATTcacaaaaccaccaaagttTTCTTCTGAATGCCACTTCTTCTATTGGTAACCCTTCAAACGACTCGCATCGGTGTAAACCTATTTCTTGGGCAAATCTTACGGCAACAGCAGCCAAGATATAGTTGGCAGTAGACTTTACCAACGTGAGCTCCAAGTAGATTATGAACAAAAGAATTGCTTGAACAGTTGAGACACCTTCACTCATGACACTAACCTTCTGATAATAGTGAATGGAGCTAACCAAGAATTGAGACTGTAATTTAATTAAATCATCCTCACCGTAAGCATCCAATGTTGGAGTATTGCAAAGAGAAATCTGCTCACCTGAAGTAGGGGTGCAAGGGCCTGGTTTTCTTTTGTAAAGAACGTGACTAATACACAAGGCCAACGAAATATTCATAATCAATAGTTCTGATGACCTGAATTGGTACCTCACACCCCTGTTATACG is from Yamadazyma tenuis chromosome 6, complete sequence and encodes:
- the PRP42 gene encoding mRNA splicing protein (COG:A; EggNog:ENOG503NXZI); the protein is MEQISIDLLKDPYSVAKWDRLLQQSVQKLSKASTDQYLPTVRAVFDALLTIYPLLENYWLKYAHLEYELANFVESKAIYNRALRYVSYSPRVWLAYLEFCLVADPVCVSNCLQYLKLFESARSYVGFHYFSADFYKLYLEFLSTYKNIDPTLNFQLKYERLLRYVLEVPMYNYSPFFTSMFDLIDSGELTHTSDKGLRKNITDIYVITQYKAFKLYDFEKKLHPYFDLKPIAINELKTWEKYMAYLELNYPHEYVIQAYERSVLATCNYNDLWLKYMNYLTNLNKLDSLNEVLKRAISLRKFNKKELIDRLIDLNLFNSNFLVSKNLLSTQVSINKLTSLEWLFGNTAVITRLFESSQPWELLVYHQLDNDTKLKLFKSCKNETKEYRQVLRFWLKYNPQYRNQFKTITDTTANDFDEELTAFL
- the TAL1 gene encoding sedoheptulose-7-phosphate:D-glyceraldehyde-3- phosphate transaldolase (COG:H; EggNog:ENOG503NUE1) produces the protein MANSLEQLKATGTVIVTDTGEFESIAKYTPQDATTNPSLILAAAKKPEYAKLIDVAIEYAKDKGTTKSEKAAAALDRLLVEFGKEILNIVPGRVSTEVDAQLSFDKQATIDKALEIIKLYESIGIKKDRILIKIASTWEGIQAAKELEAKYDIHCNLTLLFSFAQAVACAEAKVTLISPFVGRILDWYKASTGQTYTQETDPGVVSVKKIFNYYKKYGYNTIVMGASFRNTGEIKELAGCDYLTVAPKLLEELVNSDEAIPKKLDAASAKSSSDEKVSFIDSESAFRFALNEDPMATEKLAHGIRSFAADAKTLLAQLEERF
- a CDS encoding uncharacterized protein (EggNog:ENOG503NU3I; COG:P) — translated: MFENLHKITDSVHINPKFLYFIIIPLINSLGDITNYHNGLKISSELVLGQLIGSNLIICGLIIGLICVIKPVSVRNDKSVLVDLAWLLTVFVIFNWILQDGKITRFENCVMAGVYIAHLVYLFGTNKQADEELIPLNIDEELEDLERQDEINSTAIPFWLELSHFIVHWINQAINIVIPLGQPTSLLYYFTITGVLMYLKFPYAATVAVSALVLLLILGLKLKYDLPFLMNAIGIVNSALIVSNISVVLLRIVKNYGLILKISDYLLGFLVFSIMNSINDIVTNVSLSIKYNSLIGLNACLGTPLLLILIGIGYNALLIGGTLTFTLHQNLMITARGLIALIGCLMVLVPLSSWKFTRAIGFVALGFWFCISILNCVLED
- the HAL9_1 gene encoding Fungal Zn2Cys6 Cluster domain (EggNog:ENOG503NWH1; COG:K), whose translation is MSVVIPERKKRDRVARACLYCRKKKVKCDGQSPCGNCKSYLGGECTYPSETKKRVRNKRAKNDKGQSISELDSRLAKLEGLLTNLASKLGAGNLELTESDEQSENDGVDEDETGEGGDESITKENEGSNPPIQAKDLDIEGDYSRDTREKNGSLLFVLKHEEQCNTNTERTYCLPEAFYGSHSMFHIFSEKSLEWMHSRLPREHIHLLIPVRNLPRLFSICIESFNEVWSGANSKDGRSKQKMAEGDFPEAQELVYDLLEAFSRVFMAGQLVETSYLRKLFENYYNNQKYEGGRTYNRGVRYQFRSSELLIMNISLALCISHVLYKRKPGPCTPTSGEQISLCNTPTLDAYGEDDLIKLQSQFLVSSIHYYQKVSVMSEGVSTVQAILLFIIYLELTLVKSTANYILAAVAVRFAQEIGLHRCESFEGLPIEEVAFRRKLWWFCEYLDIEICYRHGKPPLINPADVSTLTRKDFISGSTVKNLPFNINTDNHLDPKLLKFLLEEKGLDVYFGHFMSLLNRLRFEAYSKLFSASSCDHSFTDIIYILTSMNKKMWELGSSMSPELRPRFYNDSEFGNSALFQNKTIEDGQLVMLLSFHLAFFTQLMTMNRLITRLKCDPHEIEIKNSEAIYLRDLASDSARTIVHITLRTVRNTISASNLSWLIFYSSAAVLDILQSCLNKPKSEDTVSDMELLIDGMINCSVKQLFRNPPKNGEMFNQIDSVMCLVTFIMLQMGIRIVESQSKRVFFDNNPYLIQISNHFMALFPELYQKKRADPILRAEIVNPATQSDRSSTASDLIGDSKSNFTATTAPSTDSTGNSMNSFGEVSPMGCPGLIPGPTGYLSVHDPKNPLINSVWDSKVSPNYGNSPSPSTYFSGKIPLGDPEFNEALDRVFGGGTPNFFYDNSIGL
- the FMN1 gene encoding riboflavin kinase (COG:H; BUSCO:EOG092659OC; EggNog:ENOG503P3XM) — protein: MRDPIKTKISEPYPIIEESEIINGFGRGSSELGIPTANIPISSNLNKLDPGIYFGFSKLIPVSKDLETKKRSDGHLVEFNHGANLSGEETCVFPMVMSIGYNPFYNNTEKTAEVHIIHKFQDNFYGAKIKHAVLGYIRPELNYTTKEALIEDINLDIEMALRALESSEYNQYKHKIL
- the STL1 gene encoding sugar transporter-like protein (EggNog:ENOG503NV25; COG:P), yielding MVWSIASKTNTFGLRGRALRVAITATAVTGFSLFGYDQGLMSGIITAPQFNSEFPATLNDSVNQGAVTSCYEIGCFFGAIYALVRGDRHGRRPLVLCGSVIIIIGTVISVAAFKDSWGLGQFVIGRVITGIGNGLNTATIPVWQSEMSRAENRGRLVNLEGSVIAVGTFIAYWLDFGLSYVNTSVSWRFPVAMQILFALMLLFGMSQLPESPRWLIAHDRKPDALLVLGALNDVEPESDQVLAEITVIADAVNRFDKQQVGFKDLFTGGKTQHFQRMMLGSIGQFFQQFTGCNAAIYYSTVLFEQTIDLDRRLALVLGGVFATVYAIATIPSFFLIDTLGRRNLYLIGAIGQGCSFLIAFGCLVHETKQTAKGAAVGLFLFIVFFAFTILPLPWIYPPEINPLRTRTLASAISTCTNWICNFAVVMFTPIFIAKSNWGCYLFFAAMNFAFVPIIFFFYPETAGRQLEEIDIIFAKAYVDKRQPWRVAATLPKLSLTEIEEYGNQLGLYDGDFEKEQNELREDSSIVKSNDESSHNQEENTEGVFANDTSNKA